In Leptospira sp. WS58.C1, a single genomic region encodes these proteins:
- the tpiA gene encoding triose-phosphate isomerase: protein MRPKIIAGNWKMNLSEKEAIALASGLKEKSSSLPDNKKAVVFPSSIHLASVARILENSKISVGAQNIYPAPLTAMTGETGPDQLSELGIKFALVGHSERRQFLGETSLFCNQKISYLAKHGFTAVYCVGETLAERESGKTFEVLKKQIQEGLGSIESDQFSRIWVAYEPVWAIGTGKVATPAQAQEAHAFIRKEISGLFQNGKTISDAMPILYGGSVKADNVKELLSQADIDGGLVGGASQKLESFLALF, encoded by the coding sequence ATGCGCCCTAAAATTATCGCAGGTAACTGGAAAATGAATCTTTCCGAAAAGGAGGCTATTGCTCTTGCAAGCGGCCTAAAGGAAAAGTCCTCTTCTCTCCCGGATAATAAAAAGGCGGTTGTATTTCCTTCTTCCATTCATCTGGCTTCAGTTGCCAGAATATTAGAAAATTCGAAAATTTCCGTCGGGGCCCAAAATATCTACCCTGCTCCATTAACTGCTATGACAGGTGAGACAGGTCCGGACCAACTTTCCGAACTAGGCATCAAATTTGCTCTTGTAGGCCATTCCGAAAGAAGACAATTTTTAGGAGAGACCAGCTTATTCTGTAACCAAAAGATCTCTTATCTTGCAAAACACGGTTTTACTGCAGTGTATTGTGTGGGAGAAACCTTGGCGGAAAGAGAGTCCGGAAAAACTTTCGAGGTCCTGAAAAAACAGATCCAAGAAGGTTTAGGTTCGATTGAAAGCGACCAATTCTCTCGCATTTGGGTGGCTTACGAACCTGTTTGGGCCATCGGAACAGGAAAGGTTGCAACTCCTGCTCAAGCCCAGGAAGCCCACGCATTTATTAGAAAAGAAATTTCGGGATTATTCCAAAATGGGAAAACAATCTCGGATGCTATGCCTATTCTGTATGGAGGTTCCGTAAAAGCCGATAACGTGAAGGAACTCCTCTCCCAAGCAGACATAGATGGAGGGCTCGTAGGCGGGGCCAGCCAGAAACTGGAAAGCTTCTTAGCTTTATTCTAA
- a CDS encoding response regulator transcription factor, with protein sequence MSHHRILVVEDIHSIREAVKDILVRDYEVFDAENYDEAVKILSNEHIDLVITDIRMPGKSGLDLIKTIQKEYPSVQYSLMTAYNINDYINFAYQHDIWNIIPKYSFLDINLITIMVKKLLYKDIFGVEKYFGPDFKILEGDREEEFLVPPENGIVFRKISSDKDRNYICNRVGKFLIEKGAPNAVQQILEELTSNAMIRAPRDSKGNSKYQYELPSRDLLVPLEHIQLAETDYFEIGYGIAENSYIVVVRDHFGSLNKKEILKRLDRHITVDSPSGLPAGLADSHGRGLYICREISDQLIFNIEKDRRTEIIALLDKQTNKGYKSLSIYEV encoded by the coding sequence TTGTCCCATCATCGTATCTTAGTAGTAGAAGATATACATTCCATCCGGGAAGCGGTTAAAGATATCCTGGTCCGAGATTACGAAGTTTTCGATGCAGAAAATTACGATGAAGCGGTCAAAATACTTTCTAACGAACATATAGATCTTGTCATCACGGATATACGTATGCCTGGGAAATCGGGGTTGGATCTGATCAAGACCATCCAAAAGGAATATCCTTCCGTCCAGTATTCCTTAATGACTGCTTATAATATTAACGACTATATCAATTTCGCTTACCAACACGATATCTGGAATATTATACCTAAATATTCCTTCTTGGACATCAATCTGATCACGATCATGGTCAAAAAACTTCTCTACAAGGACATCTTCGGAGTAGAAAAATATTTTGGTCCGGATTTCAAGATCTTGGAAGGAGATAGAGAAGAGGAATTTTTAGTCCCTCCGGAAAACGGCATCGTGTTCCGCAAGATCAGTTCCGACAAGGATCGGAATTATATCTGCAACCGTGTAGGTAAATTCCTGATCGAAAAAGGAGCGCCTAACGCTGTACAACAAATTTTAGAAGAACTCACTTCCAACGCCATGATCCGCGCTCCAAGAGACTCCAAGGGAAATTCTAAATACCAGTATGAACTTCCTTCTCGCGATCTTCTCGTTCCTTTAGAACATATACAACTCGCAGAGACGGATTATTTTGAGATCGGCTATGGAATTGCAGAAAATTCTTATATTGTAGTAGTCCGCGATCATTTCGGCTCCTTGAACAAAAAAGAAATTCTAAAACGTTTAGACAGGCATATCACTGTGGACAGTCCTTCGGGTTTGCCAGCAGGTCTTGCGGATTCTCACGGTCGTGGTTTATATATTTGTAGAGAGATCTCGGACCAGTTGATCTTTAATATAGAGAAGGACAGACGAACTGAAATTATCGCGTTATTAGACAAGCAAACAAATAAGGGTTATAAGTCGCTTTCGATTTATGAGGTTTGA
- the lenA gene encoding endostatin-like outer membrane lipoprotein LenA, which produces MPKILRLLPLQVPKLQRNLNRNIDSSTKAAPKAVFLLVLLLSFLSINAQNQDGTKSQANSNTSSTQMLNQRILRAYESLSVARELLKFERMDALPIGTLVTWVGNYPNRKGVKITKFSVTQSPNPGGIERAEEKSILLEFNGSTLSKVVSEIKTANYSAEDTIMIRMTDNTPLDNNVDDLVIYADRNGKEAEYPLNFLPDEGVNRDRSEFKKEFYLKLIEDFFVHVLRLQEMQAQHSSRNQKKLLQSYKESLEY; this is translated from the coding sequence ATGCCCAAGATACTGCGCCTACTACCGCTCCAAGTACCGAAACTCCAGCGCAATCTAAACCGTAATATTGATTCTTCTACGAAGGCGGCTCCTAAAGCCGTCTTCCTTCTAGTCCTTCTTCTTTCGTTTCTTTCCATAAACGCCCAAAACCAGGATGGGACAAAATCCCAGGCAAATTCCAACACTTCTTCTACCCAAATGTTGAACCAACGCATCTTGCGCGCCTATGAAAGTTTGAGTGTTGCCAGAGAACTTTTAAAATTCGAAAGAATGGATGCCCTCCCCATCGGGACCTTGGTAACATGGGTGGGAAATTATCCGAACCGTAAAGGTGTGAAGATCACGAAATTCTCAGTCACCCAATCCCCTAACCCGGGTGGGATAGAAAGAGCGGAAGAAAAATCCATTCTTCTGGAATTTAACGGATCCACCCTTTCCAAGGTGGTATCGGAAATCAAAACCGCAAATTATTCCGCAGAAGACACCATCATGATCCGAATGACCGATAATACTCCTTTGGATAATAATGTGGATGATCTTGTGATTTATGCGGACCGGAACGGTAAAGAGGCGGAATATCCTCTGAATTTTCTACCTGATGAGGGGGTAAACCGGGATAGATCCGAGTTTAAGAAAGAATTTTACTTAAAACTGATCGAAGATTTTTTTGTGCACGTTCTAAGGCTTCAGGAAATGCAGGCCCAACATTCTTCCAGAAATCAAAAAAAATTACTGCAAAGTTATAAAGAATCCCTAGAATATTGA
- the secG gene encoding preprotein translocase subunit SecG, which produces MGFITGTILVLFVFVSLFLILLVMIQTGKGGMGGVLGGGASQSVFGSSTADVLTKATRVAGLTFLALSLILSFLFAKSSGYNTTPTPEILPPPGAEEAQGNQGGTNAQDTAPTTAPSTETPAQSKP; this is translated from the coding sequence ATGGGATTTATCACCGGAACCATCCTTGTTCTTTTTGTTTTTGTCAGTCTATTTCTGATCCTTCTTGTTATGATCCAAACAGGCAAAGGAGGAATGGGTGGAGTTCTAGGTGGAGGCGCAAGCCAATCCGTTTTTGGCTCCTCTACTGCGGACGTTTTGACTAAAGCAACGCGAGTTGCCGGACTCACTTTTTTAGCATTGTCCCTGATTCTTTCTTTCCTTTTTGCGAAGTCTAGTGGATACAATACCACTCCAACGCCTGAGATCCTTCCTCCACCTGGTGCGGAAGAGGCACAGGGCAACCAAGGAGGGACCAATGCCCAAGATACTGCGCCTACTACCGCTCCAAGTACCGAAACTCCAGCGCAATCTAAACCGTAA
- the lepB gene encoding signal peptidase I, with amino-acid sequence MFPLKKEFGEKEKKFDRKKFVQILSISLVVGFLFATAVRIWFVFPFVPETEEMSPAFPKGKRIYISRFVRDSSLFLGDVILVAHPTQKGKVVLVRIMGKSGDQISIKDKVLYRNGISEDQEKSTFSLQFKDARPAFSGTYSTRDNLSNLTVEDRNYFLLCDNRDDCVDSRDFGPLPFEKIIGKVF; translated from the coding sequence ATGTTCCCGCTGAAAAAAGAGTTCGGAGAGAAGGAAAAAAAATTCGATAGAAAGAAATTCGTTCAGATACTTTCGATCTCTCTTGTGGTTGGATTTTTATTTGCGACCGCGGTTCGGATCTGGTTCGTATTTCCCTTCGTCCCGGAAACGGAAGAGATGTCTCCTGCCTTTCCGAAAGGAAAAAGAATTTATATCTCCCGCTTCGTCAGGGATTCCTCCCTGTTTTTAGGCGATGTGATCTTAGTGGCACATCCGACACAAAAAGGAAAAGTGGTCCTGGTCCGGATCATGGGAAAATCGGGAGACCAGATCTCCATTAAGGACAAGGTACTTTACAGAAACGGAATCTCCGAGGATCAGGAAAAGTCCACATTCTCCTTACAATTCAAGGACGCAAGACCGGCCTTCTCAGGCACGTATTCTACTAGAGACAATCTTTCCAACCTAACGGTAGAAGATCGAAATTACTTTTTACTTTGCGATAACCGTGATGACTGCGTGGATTCCAGAGATTTCGGCCCTTTGCCATTCGAAAAGATCATAGGCAAGGTATTTTAA
- a CDS encoding nicotinamide-nucleotide amidohydrolase family protein, with translation MNSPRVTVISTGSELTAGRSQDTNSSWIANELFGLGYSTEKFLVLPDDPKLIRKELQNLALGASKENPVLLVMTGGLGPTEDDYTLEVVCELTSSQPVLNEKANDRLQALYRLRGKGFQEALTTALRQVSIPSNSTALNNSVGIAPGFWSELQPGAYLACMPGVPSEMVTMFKEELVPLIQKQFHSGELYSDFLFIWGMSESLFQQEFIIDIEPLKNGKAVWGVAAKKGFIRVTYQSEDKNLVQELIQKTKEKYRGLCTGDLFEEFPKLLLEKKLTIGTIESCTGGLAAKILTDRAGSSEYFLGSVVSYSNLIKENLVGVKKETLEAHGAVSEETATEMADKGAMLLGTDLAISITGIAGPGGETPAKKVGTVFIGIHIKGEKTEVKELFLPFKRELFREVVAATSLYLMYNRLRKLV, from the coding sequence GTGAATTCTCCTAGGGTCACTGTCATTTCCACGGGTTCGGAGCTGACTGCAGGAAGAAGCCAAGATACGAATTCGTCCTGGATCGCAAACGAACTCTTTGGACTCGGATATTCTACTGAAAAATTCCTGGTATTACCCGACGATCCTAAACTGATCCGAAAAGAATTACAAAATTTGGCTCTTGGAGCTTCGAAAGAAAATCCGGTCCTTCTTGTGATGACCGGTGGTCTTGGACCTACTGAAGACGATTATACTTTAGAAGTAGTATGCGAACTTACTTCTTCTCAACCAGTTCTGAATGAAAAGGCGAATGACAGGCTCCAAGCATTGTATCGTCTTCGCGGAAAAGGATTCCAAGAGGCGTTAACCACGGCATTACGCCAAGTTTCCATTCCTTCTAATTCCACCGCTCTGAATAACTCTGTAGGAATTGCTCCGGGATTTTGGTCGGAGCTCCAACCGGGAGCGTACCTGGCCTGCATGCCCGGGGTCCCATCCGAGATGGTGACCATGTTTAAAGAGGAATTAGTTCCCCTGATCCAAAAACAATTTCACTCTGGTGAATTATATTCGGATTTTCTCTTTATCTGGGGAATGAGCGAGTCCTTATTCCAACAGGAATTTATAATAGATATCGAGCCTTTGAAGAATGGAAAAGCAGTCTGGGGCGTTGCCGCCAAAAAAGGATTTATACGAGTTACTTATCAGTCTGAAGACAAAAATTTAGTCCAAGAACTCATCCAAAAGACCAAAGAGAAATATCGTGGACTTTGTACGGGGGACTTATTCGAGGAATTTCCTAAACTTCTCTTAGAAAAAAAACTCACCATCGGAACGATCGAAAGTTGTACGGGCGGACTCGCTGCGAAAATACTTACAGACCGTGCAGGTTCTTCGGAATACTTTTTAGGTTCCGTGGTCAGCTATTCCAATTTGATCAAAGAAAATCTAGTAGGGGTTAAAAAAGAAACCCTAGAAGCTCATGGTGCGGTGAGTGAGGAAACTGCAACAGAGATGGCGGATAAGGGAGCAATGCTTCTCGGGACAGACCTTGCGATTAGCATCACGGGGATCGCTGGCCCTGGTGGTGAAACTCCTGCAAAAAAGGTCGGGACCGTATTTATAGGAATCCATATCAAGGGTGAAAAAACGGAAGTGAAGGAACTCTTTCTCCCTTTTAAGAGAGAATTGTTCCGAGAAGTAGTGGCCGCTACTTCTCTTTATCTAATGTACAATCGATTGAGGAAACTTGTATGA
- a CDS encoding LIC_12097 family sensor histidine kinase, which yields MSSLMENLHERAEELQAILDGITEPLVLIDSGFRVRRVNKATLEFSREPDFPSTLGRKCYEVLYNRTAVCPYCPMKDHHENESDFDAQFEGKGEVGREIFHVANDQKETLYLDFFPIRKDGSIVSIVEKISNITRIKEKDEENLRIRNLASLGIFISGVAHELNNPLTGMSLTLQNLMNNLSSMDPAFFRKRLEMIKEDLTRAAMIVLDVISFAKPDKLVTTNADIHETIMKAKDSVTWVYPVLSKNTEWEILSEPGMTFQFNPVKMERLFINLFKNSLQAYDYGEGKIKVEVRRTRNMMHIFVEDTAGGIPEDMLDKIFSPFFSKNKSGIGTGLGLSICHSIVREHSGELTVRSYDRKTRFKISLPLVQPKGN from the coding sequence ATGTCATCCCTAATGGAAAACCTCCACGAAAGAGCGGAGGAACTCCAAGCAATTCTGGACGGAATCACGGAGCCCCTAGTTCTAATAGACTCGGGCTTTAGGGTCCGTCGTGTAAACAAGGCCACTCTTGAATTTTCTAGAGAGCCTGATTTTCCTTCTACCTTGGGCAGAAAATGTTACGAGGTTCTATACAATCGTACTGCAGTTTGTCCTTACTGTCCAATGAAGGATCATCATGAGAATGAATCCGACTTCGACGCACAATTTGAAGGAAAGGGAGAAGTTGGGCGCGAGATCTTTCATGTGGCGAACGACCAAAAAGAAACGTTATACCTGGATTTTTTCCCGATCCGAAAGGACGGAAGTATAGTTTCGATTGTAGAGAAGATCAGTAATATCACTCGTATCAAAGAAAAAGATGAGGAAAATCTGAGGATCCGTAACCTTGCTTCTTTAGGAATTTTCATCTCCGGTGTGGCCCATGAGTTGAATAACCCACTCACAGGAATGAGCCTCACTCTCCAGAATTTAATGAATAATTTGTCCAGCATGGATCCTGCTTTTTTTCGGAAAAGATTAGAGATGATAAAAGAGGATCTTACCCGTGCCGCAATGATCGTTTTGGATGTGATCAGTTTTGCTAAACCGGATAAACTAGTCACAACCAATGCAGATATTCATGAAACCATCATGAAGGCCAAGGACTCGGTCACCTGGGTCTACCCTGTTCTTTCGAAAAACACCGAATGGGAAATTTTAAGCGAACCGGGTATGACCTTCCAATTCAATCCGGTTAAGATGGAAAGATTGTTTATTAATCTTTTCAAAAACTCCCTACAAGCTTACGATTATGGAGAAGGTAAGATCAAAGTAGAGGTTAGACGCACTCGTAATATGATGCATATTTTTGTGGAAGATACCGCGGGCGGGATTCCGGAAGATATGCTGGATAAAATTTTCTCTCCATTCTTCTCCAAAAATAAGTCGGGAATCGGAACAGGCCTCGGACTTTCTATCTGTCATTCCATCGTTAGGGAACATTCCGGAGAATTAACAGTTCGTTCTTACGATAGAAAGACCAGATTTAAAATTTCTCTTCCCTTAGTACAACCAAAAGGAAACTAA
- the argS gene encoding arginine--tRNA ligase codes for MKETDTLKQLVLEALKEGVKLYCEKEASNVSFSDLRIRIEYSREESFGDYSTSFALENSKLLAKKPLDSAALLVGYLQTRTDLFEKVDFTPPGFVNFRISPSFLIRFLENTVQKKELFPKLKNPKKINLEFVSANPTGPLNIVSARAAATGEAFANLLKAVGHSVDKEFYVNDYGNQVFLLGVSTMVRIREALGESSSIQENAEDGRSIEELLSDNVIPAEGYRGDYLKIIAKQLLENRHREKEIKSHLEKKEYSALAEKCSRWTVESNLVWQKKDLDLFGVNFDRFFSETTLHESGKVLGVLENLKKSGKVFEEEGKQVFKSEDYGDDKNRVVVRDDGRPTYLLADIAYHNDKISRGYEKIIDIWGPDHHGYIARLAGAVQALGYPKENFQVIIAQQVNLLMAGQKMKMSKRAGEFQTMEDLLGYLGKHAKDVARYFFTMRSLDSPLDFDLDLAKDESDKNPVFYLQYAHARVCSIFREVGNNSDANALKNLEMTEERKRLLFWISRFPEEVLDAAATLEPHRIANYLQNLARAFTQFYIAKNNRLKDADESTRLGLARICQAVRVVLAEGLALLGVSARERLEKEE; via the coding sequence ATGAAAGAAACGGATACTCTTAAACAACTCGTTTTAGAAGCTTTAAAGGAAGGAGTAAAACTCTATTGCGAAAAGGAAGCGTCTAATGTTTCTTTTTCCGATCTTAGGATCCGAATAGAATATTCCAGAGAGGAATCCTTTGGAGATTATTCCACTTCTTTTGCTTTGGAAAATTCCAAACTTTTAGCTAAAAAACCTTTGGATTCGGCAGCACTTCTGGTAGGTTATCTGCAAACAAGAACGGATCTATTCGAGAAGGTGGATTTTACTCCTCCGGGCTTCGTGAATTTTAGGATCTCTCCTTCCTTCCTCATCCGTTTTCTAGAAAACACGGTCCAGAAAAAAGAACTATTTCCTAAATTAAAAAATCCTAAAAAAATAAATTTGGAATTCGTAAGCGCGAATCCGACCGGACCTTTGAATATCGTATCCGCAAGAGCTGCCGCTACCGGAGAAGCTTTTGCCAATCTGCTTAAAGCAGTCGGACATTCGGTGGATAAGGAATTTTACGTGAACGATTACGGGAACCAGGTGTTTTTGCTTGGTGTTTCCACAATGGTGCGTATTAGAGAGGCTCTGGGAGAATCTTCTTCCATCCAAGAGAATGCTGAGGATGGAAGATCCATTGAAGAGTTACTTTCCGACAATGTGATCCCAGCGGAGGGATATAGGGGAGATTACCTTAAGATCATCGCTAAACAATTATTAGAAAATCGCCATAGGGAAAAAGAGATCAAGTCCCATCTGGAAAAAAAGGAATATTCCGCTCTTGCGGAAAAATGTTCCCGCTGGACCGTGGAGTCCAATCTGGTTTGGCAAAAAAAAGATTTGGATCTATTCGGAGTAAACTTCGATCGATTTTTTTCGGAAACCACACTTCACGAATCTGGAAAAGTTTTAGGAGTGCTCGAAAACCTAAAAAAGTCCGGCAAAGTTTTTGAAGAAGAAGGGAAACAGGTCTTTAAATCAGAGGATTATGGAGACGATAAAAATCGTGTGGTTGTTCGGGATGATGGACGTCCTACATACCTTCTCGCAGACATAGCTTATCATAATGATAAAATTTCCAGAGGTTACGAGAAGATCATAGATATATGGGGACCGGACCATCACGGATATATCGCAAGACTTGCGGGTGCTGTTCAGGCGTTAGGTTATCCAAAGGAAAATTTCCAAGTGATCATCGCCCAACAAGTGAATCTTCTTATGGCCGGCCAGAAGATGAAGATGAGCAAACGTGCGGGAGAATTCCAAACAATGGAAGATCTGCTCGGATATTTGGGAAAACATGCCAAGGATGTTGCACGCTATTTTTTCACGATGAGATCCTTGGATTCCCCGTTGGATTTCGATCTAGATCTGGCAAAGGACGAATCGGATAAAAATCCCGTATTTTATTTACAATATGCTCATGCGAGAGTTTGTTCCATCTTCAGGGAAGTAGGGAATAACTCGGATGCAAACGCATTAAAAAATCTTGAAATGACGGAAGAGAGAAAACGACTTCTTTTCTGGATCTCTCGTTTTCCGGAAGAGGTTTTGGATGCCGCGGCCACCTTGGAACCGCATCGGATCGCGAATTATCTCCAAAATCTAGCAAGAGCTTTTACGCAATTCTATATCGCAAAGAACAATAGACTGAAAGATGCCGATGAGTCTACAAGACTCGGACTGGCAAGGATTTGCCAAGCTGTGCGTGTCGTACTGGCCGAAGGTTTGGCTCTACTTGGAGTTTCCGCCCGCGAAAGATTGGAGAAAGAAGAGTGA
- the gap gene encoding type I glyceraldehyde-3-phosphate dehydrogenase has product MTRIAINGFGRIGRLVFRSGIKDPNIEFVAINDLVTPDNLGYLLKYDSTHGRFNGTVSHTDDALIVDGKKVLCVSERDPEKLPWKDLKVDYVIESTGLFTDRIGAEKHIKAGAKKVVISAPAKDKDIPTFVMGVNNEKYDPSKDHVVSNASCTTNCLAPITKVVLDNFGIEEGLMTTIHATTATQPTVDGPSKKDWRGGRGAMQNIIPASTGAAKAVGLCIPEVNGKLTGMSFRVPTPDVSVVDLTVRTTKETSLKEISAKMKEASEGSMKGILGYTDEMVVSNDFLSSTLSSIFDADACIELNSRFFKLVSWYDNEMGYSNRVLDLIRYMAKKG; this is encoded by the coding sequence ATGACAAGAATCGCTATCAACGGTTTTGGCCGAATCGGCCGATTGGTTTTCCGTTCCGGGATCAAAGACCCAAATATTGAATTTGTAGCAATCAACGACCTAGTAACTCCGGACAACCTAGGATATCTTTTAAAATACGATTCTACTCATGGCCGTTTTAACGGAACCGTTTCGCATACCGACGACGCACTTATCGTAGATGGTAAAAAAGTTCTCTGCGTATCCGAAAGAGATCCTGAAAAACTCCCTTGGAAAGATCTGAAAGTGGACTATGTGATCGAATCCACAGGTTTATTTACCGATCGTATAGGCGCTGAAAAACATATCAAAGCCGGAGCGAAAAAAGTGGTGATCTCTGCTCCTGCAAAAGACAAGGACATCCCTACTTTCGTTATGGGAGTAAATAACGAGAAATACGATCCAAGTAAGGATCATGTGGTTTCCAACGCTTCCTGTACTACGAACTGTCTTGCTCCGATCACTAAAGTCGTTCTGGACAATTTCGGAATTGAAGAAGGTCTGATGACCACGATCCACGCAACTACCGCTACTCAACCTACCGTCGACGGTCCTTCTAAAAAAGACTGGAGAGGCGGAAGAGGCGCTATGCAAAATATCATCCCAGCCTCTACAGGAGCAGCAAAAGCGGTCGGCCTTTGTATTCCTGAAGTGAACGGAAAACTTACCGGTATGTCTTTCAGAGTTCCTACACCGGACGTTTCCGTTGTGGATCTGACCGTTAGAACTACCAAAGAGACTAGCCTAAAAGAAATTTCCGCAAAAATGAAAGAAGCTTCCGAAGGTTCCATGAAAGGAATTTTAGGTTATACGGACGAGATGGTTGTTTCTAACGATTTCTTAAGCTCCACTCTTTCTTCTATTTTTGATGCGGATGCTTGTATCGAATTGAATTCCAGGTTCTTCAAATTAGTTTCCTGGTATGATAACGAGATGGGCTACTCTAATAGAGTTTTAGACCTGATCCGTTATATGGCTAAAAAAGGTTAA
- a CDS encoding gamma carbonic anhydrase family protein — translation MQEVHLAGNILEYMGKHPSLREGVFLAPGSLVVGDVLIGKDSSIWFQTLVRGDVNYIRIGENVNIQDMTVVHVSRNTHPVEIGNHVSVGHRAVLHGCKLKDHSFVGMGAIIMDGVELGEYSFVAAGAMVTPGKIIPPGVMVMGSPAKIVRDITEDERNLIERTAANYVMYKNNYLQDPFYRISGV, via the coding sequence ATGCAAGAAGTTCATTTGGCCGGAAATATTTTAGAATATATGGGCAAACATCCCTCGTTACGAGAGGGAGTTTTTCTAGCGCCTGGCTCTTTGGTAGTGGGAGATGTGCTGATCGGAAAAGATTCCTCTATCTGGTTCCAAACTTTGGTCCGAGGAGACGTAAATTATATTCGGATCGGAGAAAACGTAAATATACAGGACATGACAGTGGTCCACGTTTCCAGAAACACTCATCCTGTTGAGATAGGTAATCATGTTTCCGTGGGGCATAGAGCGGTTCTTCACGGATGTAAACTAAAGGATCATTCTTTTGTGGGAATGGGTGCAATCATAATGGACGGGGTAGAGTTGGGAGAATACTCATTTGTGGCGGCGGGGGCCATGGTAACTCCGGGTAAAATTATTCCACCGGGAGTGATGGTGATGGGATCTCCTGCAAAGATCGTAAGAGATATAACCGAAGACGAAAGAAATCTGATCGAAAGGACCGCTGCAAATTACGTCATGTATAAAAATAATTACCTGCAAGATCCATTCTATAG
- a CDS encoding phosphoglycerate kinase, with protein MQLPRLENEDVKGKRVFLRVDFNVPLENGKVSDKTRIEKTLPTIELLVKKGARVVIASHLGRPKGKPDPQYSMEPVYEVFKGLVQTSVIFSKDVIGENAVKLSKELKDGEILVLENLRFHKEEEENDPAFAKSLAALADVYVNDAFGAAHRAHASTEGIAHLLPAFAGLLMYKEITELSSLLSRPAKPFVAIIGGSKVSSKISVIKNLIEKVDHILIGGGMAYTFLKSRAIPVGNSLVEKDFEVEAFQLIERAGVAGVDFQLPVDHVIADKFDANAKTKTVDKMGILDGWMGMDIGPKTIANYEKVIKNAATIVWNGPMGVFEFDKFAPGTMAIAKAVSKSKARTVVGGGDSIAAINKAKVEDKITHVSTGGGASLEFLEGKKLPGVVALLKEKT; from the coding sequence ATGCAATTACCCAGACTCGAAAACGAGGACGTCAAGGGGAAACGAGTTTTTCTGAGGGTCGATTTTAACGTCCCTCTGGAAAACGGTAAAGTTTCCGACAAGACTAGAATTGAAAAAACACTTCCTACAATAGAACTATTGGTAAAAAAAGGCGCTCGCGTAGTGATCGCAAGTCACCTCGGACGCCCTAAAGGTAAACCGGATCCGCAATATTCTATGGAACCTGTTTACGAAGTTTTTAAAGGACTAGTTCAAACTTCCGTAATATTCTCCAAAGATGTAATCGGAGAGAATGCGGTAAAACTTTCCAAAGAACTAAAGGACGGCGAGATCCTAGTCCTGGAAAATTTACGTTTTCATAAAGAAGAAGAGGAAAACGATCCGGCTTTTGCAAAAAGCCTGGCTGCTCTTGCTGATGTTTACGTAAACGACGCATTCGGTGCGGCTCATAGAGCCCACGCTTCTACGGAAGGAATTGCACATCTTCTGCCTGCTTTCGCAGGTTTGTTGATGTACAAAGAGATCACCGAACTTTCTTCTCTTCTTTCCCGCCCTGCAAAACCTTTCGTGGCAATCATCGGAGGTTCTAAAGTCTCTTCTAAGATCAGCGTGATCAAAAACCTGATCGAAAAAGTGGATCATATTTTGATCGGCGGAGGAATGGCGTATACCTTCCTTAAATCCAGAGCGATCCCGGTAGGAAATTCCCTAGTAGAAAAAGATTTCGAAGTGGAAGCTTTTCAACTGATAGAAAGAGCCGGAGTCGCAGGCGTGGATTTCCAACTTCCTGTGGATCATGTGATCGCAGATAAATTCGATGCGAATGCAAAGACCAAAACCGTGGACAAGATGGGAATTTTAGACGGTTGGATGGGAATGGATATCGGTCCTAAAACGATCGCAAATTACGAAAAAGTAATTAAGAATGCGGCTACGATCGTTTGGAACGGTCCAATGGGAGTTTTCGAATTCGACAAATTCGCACCAGGTACCATGGCGATCGCAAAAGCGGTTTCTAAGTCCAAAGCTAGAACTGTAGTTGGTGGTGGAGATTCCATCGCAGCGATCAATAAGGCGAAAGTGGAAGATAAGATCACTCACGTTTCTACCGGAGGAGGAGCCTCCTTGGAATTTTTAGAAGGAAAAAAACTCCCTGGAGTTGTGGCCCTTCTGAAAGAAAAAACCTAA